A single genomic interval of Rhododendron vialii isolate Sample 1 chromosome 3a, ASM3025357v1 harbors:
- the LOC131318663 gene encoding uncharacterized protein LOC131318663, translated as MLLQNNMNFISLMMSILHLLTWTVVKMRKEDTVKLISAEGFEFVIDKKAAMVSQTIRLTSLGSFAETQHEDVTFPEISTIILEKICQYFYWLLQYTRVCIGEGILYGWNYQFSLLPTDSELASAFVDRKRSCWLHIPYKEELGASECCSHWKNRLTIRWTSSSWNYKILKFL; from the exons ATGCTTTTGCAAAACAATATGAACTTTATAAGCCTGATGATGAGCATATTGCACTTGCTCACAT GGACGGTGGTGAAGATGAGGAAGGAAGACACGGTGAAGTTGATCAGCGCTGAGGGCTTCGAATTTGTCATCGACAAGAAGGCCGCTATGGTCTCCCAAACCATCAGGCTCACCTCCCTAg GGAGTTTTGCTGAAACGCAGCATGAGGATGTGACTTTCCCCGAGATAAGCACCATTATTCTCGAGAAGATCTGCCAGTACTTCTATTGGTTGCTCCAATACACCag AGTGTGTATTGGGGAGGGGATCTTGTATGGATGGAACTATCAATTTTCGTTGCTTCCGACTGATTCGGAGTTGGCTTCTGCGTTTGTGGACCGCAAGAGGAG CTGTTGGTTACATATCCCATACAAAGAAG AATTGGGAGCATCGGAATGTTGTTCTCATTGGAAGAACAGATTAACCAtaag ATGGACTTCATCAAGCTGGAATTACAAAATATTGAAGTTCCTATAA
- the LOC131318670 gene encoding protein SHOOT GRAVITROPISM 6-like: protein MFFLNKFRLKEEPLTFGALCVLKHLLPKLSEAWHCKRPSLVEAIKLLLDEQNLAVRKALSEFIVVMASHCYLVGPFGVVC from the exons ATGTTCTTTCTGAAT AAATTCAGGTTGAAAGAGGAACCTTTGACCTTTGGTGCACTTTGTGTCTTAAAGCATCTACTTCCCAA GTTGTCTGAAGCTTGGCATTGTAAAAGGCCTTCACTTGTTGAAGCTATAAAGTTGTTGCTAGATGAACAAAATTTGGCTGTCCGTAAAGCTCTTTCAGAG TTTATTGTTGTCATGGCTTCGCATTGTTACTTGGTTGGTCCATTCGGAGTTGTTTGTTGA